A stretch of Nonomuraea africana DNA encodes these proteins:
- a CDS encoding GNAT family N-acetyltransferase → MAQNQRAPVVRPITDADIPTAVDTLARAFADYPYTRHVIAADDHEERIRRSQELCLTRIGMVYGRVWVADEGRAVAVWAIPGQDPSPAFAELGPLLGELSGDRAAASAAADAAIAPYRPQEPGWFLETVGTAPEAQGQGLGSAVLIPGIQEAERAGCPAFLETSSEANVRFYERLGFKVAADVQLPDNGPRTWCMRRDPR, encoded by the coding sequence ATGGCACAGAACCAGAGAGCCCCTGTCGTGCGTCCCATCACCGACGCCGACATTCCCACCGCGGTCGATACCCTCGCCCGCGCCTTCGCCGACTACCCCTACACGCGGCACGTGATCGCAGCGGACGATCACGAGGAGCGGATCCGGCGGTCCCAGGAGCTGTGCCTGACCCGCATCGGCATGGTGTACGGCCGAGTCTGGGTCGCCGACGAAGGCCGCGCCGTGGCTGTCTGGGCCATTCCCGGCCAGGATCCCTCGCCCGCCTTCGCCGAACTCGGGCCGCTCCTCGGCGAACTCAGCGGCGACCGCGCCGCCGCGTCCGCGGCCGCGGACGCGGCCATTGCCCCGTACCGGCCCCAGGAGCCGGGATGGTTCCTGGAAACCGTGGGAACCGCCCCCGAGGCCCAGGGGCAGGGACTCGGCAGTGCGGTGCTGATTCCCGGCATCCAGGAGGCCGAGCGCGCTGGGTGTCCGGCGTTCCTGGAGACCTCCAGCGAGGCGAACGTGCGGTTCTACGAGCGCCTCGGCTTCAAGGTTGCAGCCGATGTCCAGCTCCCCGACAACGGCCCCCGGACGTGGTGCATGCGCAGGGACCCGCGCTGA
- a CDS encoding DUF2809 domain-containing protein, translating to MRRAMVLLGGVALAVGAFALFYRGPGQPFIRGYVSDVGATMLVYAFLGLLWRTTAAPRTLATAAIAAAVEFYQIVGMTPPGIGGVLVGAFPDPWDLVAYAIGVVAALAWERRLVRSGDQTG from the coding sequence ATGCGCCGTGCCATGGTCCTTCTGGGTGGCGTCGCCCTCGCCGTCGGCGCGTTCGCCCTCTTCTACCGGGGCCCGGGACAACCGTTCATCCGCGGTTACGTGAGCGACGTCGGCGCCACCATGCTGGTCTACGCGTTCTTGGGGCTGCTGTGGCGCACCACCGCCGCACCCCGCACCCTGGCCACGGCCGCGATCGCCGCCGCCGTCGAGTTTTACCAAATAGTCGGCATGACCCCGCCGGGCATCGGCGGTGTCCTGGTCGGCGCGTTCCCCGACCCATGGGACCTGGTCGCCTATGCCATCGGTGTGGTCGCGGCCCTGGCCTGGGAACGCCGATTGGTCCGATCCGGTGATCAGACCGGCTGA
- a CDS encoding methyltransferase domain-containing protein: MNALNTATDTDADRTDRLAERLFESTLGALELFSVYLGGELGLYRALQEHGPLTAAQLSERAGIAPRYAAEWLEQQAVAGLVETDPDVPGEERRYRLDPAHARVLVDADDPAHAAPFAHMLAGIGGVISQVAQAYRTGAGVPYEEYGRAFRHGQGHINRPAFTHELAGSWIAAMPDVLARLEAAPHPRIADVGCGQGWSAIAVARAFPNAVVDGLDADDSSIADARAHAEQAGLGNRVRLVCADATSLRDTGPYDLVLLMEVLHDLSRPVETLRAIRDALAEDGAVLVADERVAERFTAPGDEVERMMYGWSVTHCLPTQLVEKPSAAVGTVLRAGAVSGFASEAGFGRCTVLPVENDFFRLYRLDR; encoded by the coding sequence ATGAACGCCTTGAACACCGCCACCGACACCGATGCCGACCGCACCGACCGGCTCGCCGAGCGCCTGTTCGAGAGCACCCTGGGCGCCCTCGAGCTGTTCTCTGTCTACCTGGGCGGCGAACTCGGCCTCTATCGTGCCCTCCAGGAGCATGGCCCGTTGACGGCGGCGCAGTTGAGCGAGCGGGCCGGTATAGCGCCCCGCTACGCCGCCGAGTGGCTGGAGCAGCAGGCCGTCGCCGGACTGGTGGAGACCGATCCGGACGTCCCAGGCGAGGAGCGCCGCTACCGCCTCGACCCCGCGCACGCCCGGGTGCTGGTCGACGCCGACGATCCCGCGCACGCCGCGCCGTTCGCGCACATGCTCGCCGGGATCGGTGGCGTCATCTCCCAGGTCGCGCAGGCCTACCGCACCGGCGCAGGCGTCCCGTACGAGGAGTACGGGAGGGCCTTCCGCCACGGCCAGGGGCACATCAACCGGCCCGCCTTCACCCACGAGCTGGCGGGCAGCTGGATCGCCGCCATGCCCGACGTCCTTGCCCGGCTGGAGGCGGCGCCTCACCCGCGCATCGCCGACGTCGGCTGCGGGCAGGGCTGGTCGGCCATCGCGGTCGCTCGTGCCTTCCCCAACGCGGTGGTGGACGGCCTGGACGCGGACGACTCCTCGATCGCCGACGCGCGCGCCCACGCCGAGCAGGCCGGTCTCGGTAACCGTGTCCGGCTGGTGTGCGCCGACGCGACGTCCCTGCGCGACACAGGACCGTACGACCTCGTGCTCCTCATGGAGGTATTGCACGATCTGTCCAGGCCGGTGGAGACGCTACGGGCGATACGCGACGCCCTGGCCGAGGACGGCGCGGTCCTCGTCGCCGACGAGCGGGTGGCCGAACGCTTCACCGCGCCAGGGGACGAGGTGGAGCGGATGATGTACGGCTGGAGCGTCACGCACTGCCTGCCCACCCAACTCGTCGAGAAGCCCTCGGCGGCCGTCGGCACCGTGCTACGGGCCGGCGCTGTCAGTGGGTTCGCCTCGGAGGCGGGCTTCGGACGGTGCACCGTGCTGCCCGTCGAGAACGACTTCTTCCGCCTCTACCGGCTCGACCGCTGA